The following are encoded in a window of Haloarcula halophila genomic DNA:
- a CDS encoding glycosyltransferase family 39 protein has translation MELTWASQRIGRIRDWNRQRQLYYGALGAIVLIAVALRFRRLGVASLWIDEAFSSWAAWNFLTGNGFSDPIGPSSPYRRAWLTTSLPIAASFELFGRTEFAARLPSVLYSLGTVGVGYFIAVRYNRLGGLLTAGFLAVDPFFLIWGRVARMYTALGFFFFASIYVILRWYDQEFQFRSPYPFVLVVLVYLGQNAQQAYLALGASTVLFLAMLLAGRLWVLETLSVDAVDSTSKRLAVLIVGGVLVAGLYVVLRGFPGIVTASPPSTWPDRDLMYYWKLFGQAYPVLRYLFVAGAMYLWVQRPDARLLVLAFVVSFVVASVTPRKAPRYVYHLLPLVAIPGLYAIAEVLTVLWRKVTEGDDELGMISQGVVYAVPVVVLLIVASPLAGFAATESVNDSPYHPGVSEWREASAYVTEHADEDDVIVSTRPELSMWYYGETDYFFRQNGLGPVVERDGEYVHPRTGAVYLNDTEDVQVLLEGEQDVWLIAGKKFELNFTDSEARALVQEEFERRGSESWRNIELYYQNGNSTQE, from the coding sequence ATGGAACTCACGTGGGCATCCCAGCGAATCGGCCGTATCAGGGACTGGAATCGGCAACGACAGCTCTACTACGGAGCGCTCGGGGCCATCGTCCTAATCGCGGTGGCACTCCGATTCCGCCGGCTCGGCGTCGCGTCGCTATGGATCGACGAGGCCTTCTCCAGTTGGGCCGCCTGGAACTTCCTGACCGGGAACGGTTTTTCCGACCCAATTGGCCCCTCATCGCCGTATCGCCGCGCGTGGCTGACAACCTCGCTCCCGATTGCGGCGTCGTTCGAACTCTTCGGGCGCACCGAGTTCGCTGCACGGCTACCCAGTGTTCTCTACAGTTTGGGGACAGTTGGGGTCGGCTATTTCATCGCTGTTCGGTACAACCGTCTGGGTGGGCTGTTGACGGCCGGCTTCCTGGCCGTGGACCCCTTCTTCCTGATATGGGGCCGGGTCGCCCGCATGTACACGGCGCTTGGGTTCTTCTTTTTCGCATCTATTTATGTTATCCTACGATGGTACGACCAAGAGTTCCAGTTCCGTAGCCCGTATCCGTTTGTGCTCGTGGTGTTGGTGTATCTTGGCCAGAATGCCCAGCAGGCGTATCTGGCGCTGGGTGCGAGTACCGTGCTGTTTCTCGCTATGTTGCTTGCTGGCCGATTGTGGGTCCTGGAAACGCTGTCTGTGGACGCGGTGGATTCGACCTCGAAGCGGTTGGCGGTGCTGATTGTCGGTGGGGTTCTCGTCGCAGGGCTGTACGTCGTGCTCAGGGGTTTCCCTGGTATCGTAACGGCGTCGCCGCCGAGTACCTGGCCCGACCGGGACCTGATGTACTACTGGAAGCTGTTCGGGCAGGCCTATCCCGTGCTTCGCTACCTGTTTGTCGCCGGTGCGATGTACCTGTGGGTGCAACGGCCAGATGCGCGGTTGCTTGTGTTGGCCTTTGTGGTGTCGTTTGTCGTTGCCTCGGTGACGCCGCGGAAGGCACCCCGATACGTATACCATCTTCTGCCACTGGTGGCTATTCCCGGACTGTACGCGATTGCGGAGGTGTTGACCGTGCTGTGGCGGAAAGTCACGGAGGGTGATGACGAGCTAGGTATGATTTCGCAGGGTGTGGTGTATGCGGTTCCGGTGGTTGTATTGCTCATCGTGGCGTCGCCGCTGGCGGGGTTTGCCGCGACGGAGTCGGTGAACGACAGTCCGTATCATCCGGGCGTGTCTGAGTGGCGGGAAGCAAGTGCGTACGTTACCGAGCATGCAGATGAGGACGATGTGATTGTGTCGACCCGGCCCGAGTTGTCAATGTGGTACTACGGCGAGACGGACTACTTTTTCAGGCAGAACGGGCTTGGGCCTGTGGTGGAACGGGACGGGGAGTACGTGCATCCACGGACTGGGGCTGTGTATCTGAACGATACTGAGGATGTTCAGGTGTTGCTTGAAGGAGAGCAGGATGTGTGGTTGATTGCCGGAAAGAAGTTCGAATTGAATTTTACTGATTCTGAGGCGAGAGCGCTTGTACAAGAGGAGTTCGAACGGCGCGGGAGTGAGTCATGGAGAAATATAGAACTATATTATCAAAATGGGAACTCTACACAGGAATAA
- a CDS encoding glycosyltransferase family 4 protein, producing the protein MKSNDTIKVGIDARTLSIHGGSRTYAQNLINKLEESEEIEVVLYGKDDNGIISIRDSILRVFWENVYLPVKCIRDDIDILHGVKDVIPYISQIPKVVTYHDVTGVKLGDLYNTKQRAYNYVFKRQYVNQADRIIAVSKSTKKDLENQLGVKSEQITVIYEGVNQELFNQSYDGDMLKEYLQSSEIEIQSDQRVILSVGTISPRKNYTTLIDSFESIKTNSNEHTKLLIAGREGWKTNSIIEKTKKSEYRDDIHLLGFVPEYVLPHLYKRADVFVYPSLYEGFGLPPLEAMACGTPVITSNVSSLPEVVGDAGIKIDPNDTDQLTEEIQRVLENDTLHEQMQKKGLDRAHKFTWEKAANETIQLYKSILNSE; encoded by the coding sequence ATGAAAAGTAATGATACTATCAAAGTCGGTATCGATGCAAGAACATTGTCTATACATGGTGGTTCACGAACATATGCGCAAAACCTCATAAATAAACTTGAGGAAAGTGAAGAGATAGAGGTGGTTTTATATGGTAAGGATGACAACGGCATTATTTCCATCCGGGACTCGATATTGAGAGTATTTTGGGAAAATGTCTATTTGCCTGTTAAATGTATTAGAGATGACATAGATATTCTGCATGGTGTCAAGGATGTTATCCCCTATATCTCTCAGATTCCCAAAGTTGTAACCTATCATGATGTTACAGGCGTCAAGTTAGGAGATCTGTACAACACAAAACAACGTGCATACAATTATGTCTTCAAGCGACAGTACGTGAACCAAGCAGACAGAATAATCGCTGTTTCGAAGTCAACTAAGAAGGATCTTGAAAACCAACTGGGGGTGAAATCTGAGCAGATTACAGTGATTTATGAAGGAGTGAATCAAGAACTTTTCAACCAGAGCTACGATGGGGATATGTTGAAGGAATATCTCCAATCCAGTGAAATAGAAATACAGTCAGACCAGCGTGTTATTCTTTCAGTTGGGACAATAAGTCCAAGAAAGAACTATACGACATTGATAGATTCGTTTGAGTCTATCAAAACCAACAGCAACGAGCACACAAAGTTGTTGATCGCTGGTAGAGAAGGTTGGAAAACAAATAGCATTATCGAAAAAACAAAAAAATCTGAATATCGTGATGATATACATTTACTTGGGTTTGTGCCGGAATATGTTCTACCCCACTTATATAAAAGAGCTGATGTTTTTGTCTATCCCTCTCTCTATGAAGGATTTGGCCTTCCGCCGTTGGAAGCGATGGCTTGTGGGACTCCAGTTATAACGTCCAATGTTTCAAGTTTACCAGAAGTCGTCGGAGATGCAGGTATCAAAATAGACCCAAATGATACAGACCAGCTGACTGAAGAAATACAGAGAGTACTAGAAAACGACACTCTACATGAGCAAATGCAAAAAAAAGGACTTGATAGAGCGCATAAATTTACCTGGGAGAAGGCAGCTAACGAAACGATACAACTGTACAAAAGTATACTCAATAGTGAGTGA
- a CDS encoding polysaccharide biosynthesis C-terminal domain-containing protein has product MSELNRNLLRGFISVLSGDVGGVLVGLIVTPLLVRALGSGQYGDYAFMLSALSVLVVLTNAGISDGVRKFIAEDRGTEWAEYVFGFYTRVAIALAGVTGLCIFAAVKAGLVDAVAGPAFRQYFYLLAILVGARQLFLTLRSTLMGLGYEHYSEPLTVLRKMLFGIFGVMLALLGYGVTGVLVGHILASSLGTIVAVTVLGRRLDLRALWQRAPTTLQTEPRELLSFNALSVVLTLLMMSLYHVDILLLRPLEGGAATGYYRAALLVAEFVWFAPFALQMALLHSTSELWAEGRLEELSALAAKATRYTLALTLIVALGIAALVDAFVPLYFGAEFVATGPIVLLLLPGAFGLAVARPIFAIGQGKGDLRILIVATGTAAVLNLVLNLLLIPPYGMRGAAVATSIGYGLMVVLHVVSARRIGFNPIADLRLVRLGLVGIGAGVAVFGLARLIDTPILALGVVPPVGAVLYAVGLLRLGVVRPAELEPIFMRLPSRVADPLERIVGRVSS; this is encoded by the coding sequence ATGAGCGAATTAAATCGGAACCTGCTTCGGGGGTTCATCTCCGTACTCTCGGGCGATGTCGGCGGGGTCCTCGTCGGCCTTATCGTGACACCATTGCTGGTCAGAGCACTCGGCAGCGGCCAGTACGGTGACTACGCGTTCATGCTGTCAGCACTCAGTGTCCTGGTGGTGCTCACTAACGCCGGTATCAGCGATGGCGTCCGCAAATTCATCGCCGAAGACCGTGGTACGGAATGGGCCGAGTACGTGTTCGGCTTCTATACCCGCGTGGCGATCGCGCTCGCCGGCGTGACCGGACTCTGTATTTTCGCCGCCGTCAAAGCGGGACTCGTCGACGCCGTTGCGGGCCCGGCGTTCCGGCAGTACTTCTACCTGCTCGCCATCCTTGTCGGGGCTCGACAGCTGTTCCTCACACTCCGGAGCACCCTGATGGGCCTGGGGTACGAACACTACAGCGAACCGCTCACTGTTCTCCGGAAGATGCTGTTCGGTATCTTTGGTGTCATGCTCGCGCTGTTGGGCTACGGCGTTACGGGCGTCCTCGTCGGACACATCCTCGCTAGCAGCCTCGGGACGATTGTCGCGGTCACGGTGCTGGGTCGCCGGCTTGACCTCCGTGCTCTCTGGCAACGGGCGCCAACGACACTGCAGACCGAACCACGGGAACTACTCTCGTTCAATGCGCTGAGTGTCGTGTTGACTCTGTTGATGATGTCGCTGTATCACGTCGATATTCTCCTGTTGCGCCCCCTCGAAGGCGGGGCGGCGACGGGTTACTACCGTGCAGCGCTGCTGGTCGCCGAGTTCGTCTGGTTTGCGCCCTTCGCCCTGCAGATGGCGCTACTACACTCCACGTCGGAGTTGTGGGCCGAGGGTCGTCTCGAGGAACTCTCAGCCCTCGCTGCGAAAGCCACCCGCTATACGCTGGCGCTGACGCTCATCGTGGCGCTGGGTATCGCTGCCCTCGTCGATGCATTCGTCCCGCTATACTTCGGGGCGGAGTTCGTCGCCACGGGCCCCATCGTGTTGTTACTGCTCCCCGGCGCGTTCGGGCTTGCGGTGGCACGTCCGATATTCGCAATCGGGCAGGGCAAGGGGGACCTGCGTATTCTAATTGTTGCGACCGGAACAGCTGCCGTTCTCAATCTCGTGTTGAACCTGCTCTTGATTCCTCCCTACGGGATGCGAGGGGCAGCCGTCGCGACCAGTATCGGGTACGGGTTGATGGTCGTTTTGCATGTAGTAAGTGCCAGACGCATCGGATTCAATCCGATTGCTGATCTGCGCCTCGTGAGACTCGGTCTGGTCGGTATCGGCGCCGGAGTGGCCGTCTTCGGGCTTGCGAGGCTCATCGACACGCCAATCCTCGCGCTCGGTGTCGTCCCGCCCGTCGGGGCAGTGCTGTATGCGGTTGGCCTCCTCCGACTGGGGGTCGTTCGGCCGGCAGAGCTCGAACCCATTTTTATGCGATTGCCATCGCGTGTCGCTGACCCACTCGAACGAATCGTAGGCCGTGTGAGTTCGTGA
- a CDS encoding glycosyltransferase — protein sequence MKVWHKVPSDNHIVHPFKDSEQVIACDLPLPWSEFWSIHCVRKGYNIVHLQYLQTNLFFNGHPILSIFRTILFILNVIILKLTRTRIVWTAHHTTGHESEIELLDRIGRQTLFILADHIFVLSPPIRQQIESEYSVRAPISVAELGNYRILHEERQRGGDPSSKFPSAGPVVSMIGLIRRYKRVPLGIQAFDHSNVATNMLIAGKPMDTSIHTEVQDAITTTSKPVTTHPKFISDAGLVEYVDKSDVVLILNDQSTVPATAYLAAACRTPVVSAPGGIKEYLITEYDIGIVSDSTSESDIGAAIDEALSDSDEFCWEKFDQDHQWDDYKSTHFEVYTSLIRNT from the coding sequence ATGAAAGTATGGCATAAAGTTCCCAGCGATAATCATATTGTTCATCCATTCAAGGATAGTGAGCAAGTTATAGCATGCGATTTACCGTTACCGTGGTCGGAATTTTGGTCGATTCACTGCGTTCGGAAGGGCTACAATATAGTGCATTTGCAATATCTTCAGACAAATTTATTCTTCAACGGCCATCCTATTCTGTCAATTTTCCGGACAATACTTTTCATTTTGAATGTAATCATATTGAAACTCACACGTACAAGGATTGTGTGGACTGCACACCACACTACAGGCCATGAAAGTGAAATAGAACTCCTCGACCGGATTGGTCGTCAAACTCTTTTTATTCTCGCAGACCACATTTTCGTATTATCGCCCCCTATCAGGCAGCAAATAGAATCGGAGTATTCAGTACGTGCTCCAATTTCCGTCGCCGAACTCGGCAACTATAGAATATTACATGAAGAGCGGCAGCGGGGAGGGGACCCATCATCCAAATTCCCAAGTGCTGGTCCTGTTGTCTCAATGATTGGGTTAATTCGTCGATACAAGCGTGTACCGTTGGGTATCCAAGCTTTTGACCATTCTAACGTGGCAACTAACATGCTCATCGCAGGAAAACCAATGGATACCTCAATCCATACAGAGGTGCAGGACGCTATTACAACGACTTCTAAACCTGTGACAACTCATCCAAAATTCATAAGTGATGCTGGGCTGGTAGAATACGTCGACAAAAGTGATGTAGTACTCATTTTGAATGATCAATCGACTGTCCCTGCGACAGCATACTTAGCTGCAGCATGCCGCACGCCCGTCGTTTCTGCTCCGGGTGGGATAAAAGAGTATTTGATTACCGAATACGACATCGGTATTGTATCCGACTCAACTTCAGAATCTGATATAGGAGCTGCAATTGACGAAGCACTCTCCGATTCAGATGAGTTTTGCTGGGAGAAATTTGATCAGGACCACCAATGGGATGATTACAAATCGACTCACTTCGAAGTATACACCTCTCTGATTAGAAACACATGA
- a CDS encoding glycosyltransferase, with amino-acid sequence MLNYEFPPLGGGAANANQYLLQKFANRHNLYVDLITSSASNEKIIQFAENITIHKLDVEKQDIHHWTQIEILRYSWQAFQRARKLIKKNEYDVVHAWFGVPSGVLARVIDIPFLVALRGSDVPGYNERFTAQYTLLRPIIRHVWQEAEAVVANSEGLRELARETATPGIEVIPNGVAISEFTPEYPRSGRLSVLCVARLVERKGIKYLIDAISCVSETELTVVGEGERESELKNCVERLGITDRVNFTGYVPHDEIHEYYERADVFVLPSFNEGMSNTVLEAMAAGLPIVTTNTGGTAELLDGNGVIVEKRSSDAIKDALQEYMRNEEKRESDGRRSRKLAENMSWETVADQYYSLYKQIC; translated from the coding sequence ATGTTGAATTACGAGTTTCCCCCTCTAGGAGGAGGGGCAGCAAACGCGAACCAATATCTTCTACAAAAATTTGCCAATCGACATAATCTCTATGTGGATCTTATTACGTCTTCGGCTTCAAACGAAAAAATAATTCAATTTGCTGAGAATATCACTATTCATAAGCTCGATGTCGAAAAGCAAGACATTCACCATTGGACTCAGATAGAAATCCTCCGTTACAGCTGGCAGGCATTCCAGCGTGCTCGGAAGTTGATCAAAAAAAATGAATACGATGTGGTGCATGCGTGGTTCGGCGTCCCAAGTGGTGTACTTGCGAGAGTGATAGATATCCCATTCTTAGTGGCCCTCCGTGGTAGTGACGTACCAGGATACAATGAGCGGTTCACAGCACAATACACTTTGCTTCGACCAATAATACGTCATGTCTGGCAAGAGGCGGAGGCAGTCGTCGCAAATTCAGAGGGGCTACGAGAATTAGCTCGCGAAACAGCCACGCCTGGTATCGAAGTGATACCAAACGGTGTCGCAATCTCAGAGTTTACCCCAGAATACCCGCGTTCAGGACGCCTATCAGTGCTTTGTGTTGCTCGATTAGTAGAGCGTAAAGGGATTAAGTATCTAATAGATGCTATCAGTTGTGTATCTGAGACAGAGTTGACTGTAGTAGGTGAAGGTGAGCGAGAGAGTGAACTAAAAAACTGTGTCGAACGACTGGGTATTACTGATAGAGTGAATTTTACTGGTTACGTCCCACATGATGAAATCCATGAGTATTACGAACGGGCAGATGTCTTCGTTCTACCATCGTTCAACGAAGGAATGAGTAATACAGTACTCGAAGCAATGGCCGCTGGCCTCCCCATTGTAACAACAAATACCGGCGGAACGGCAGAATTACTGGACGGAAATGGAGTAATAGTAGAAAAACGAAGTTCTGATGCAATCAAAGATGCTCTACAAGAATATATGAGGAATGAAGAGAAAAGAGAATCAGATGGACGAAGATCAAGGAAACTCGCAGAAAACATGAGCTGGGAAACAGTCGCAGATCAGTATTATTCACTCTACAAACAGATATGCTAA
- a CDS encoding transposase — translation MPRGFRAARSSPSNYPDSAIGRLCCARSPRTVIALSRFEEYVTAEDAKHFTLALCEEFEDDLLVVLDRAPYFQASAVTDLVARDDLAFVTLPPYSPELNPIEECWRQLQTALSNRFFDSLDELTTAIDTALQQLSVPEIRNYF, via the coding sequence GTGCCGCGTGGTTTCCGCGCGGCACGCAGCTCTCCGTCGAACTATCCTGACAGCGCGATTGGACGTCTTTGCTGCGCGCGATCACCGAGAACGGTGATCGCTCTTTCCCGATTCGAAGAGTACGTGACCGCTGAAGACGCGAAACATTTCACTCTCGCATTATGTGAAGAGTTCGAAGATGACTTGCTCGTCGTGCTGGACAGAGCGCCGTACTTCCAGGCGTCGGCCGTCACTGACTTGGTGGCCCGTGACGACCTCGCCTTCGTCACGCTTCCACCATACTCACCGGAATTAAACCCTATCGAGGAGTGCTGGAGACAGCTCCAAACCGCTCTGAGCAACCGCTTTTTCGACTCGCTCGACGAACTGACAACGGCGATCGACACCGCCCTCCAACAACTTTCGGTACCCGAGATACGCAATTACTTCTAA
- a CDS encoding IS630 family transposase, which yields MEHLDEISIEELQDALDNVEKKKPTERLLAAIAYKNGVAQDELAEWHGVHQKTIYNWLKRLDTNESLEHAVSNTYRSGRNQKLSESQQQEFEETVHDPPKEVGIDAPAWTPALVRQFLEETYGVEYSLPSCRRLLKEAGLSYQKPRCSAAEADEDEQEEFHDDLKKSSGRWMPP from the coding sequence GTGGAACACCTCGACGAGATCTCCATCGAAGAGCTGCAAGATGCTCTCGACAACGTGGAGAAGAAGAAGCCAACAGAACGGTTGTTAGCGGCTATTGCGTACAAGAACGGTGTCGCGCAAGATGAGCTAGCCGAGTGGCACGGCGTTCACCAGAAAACAATCTACAATTGGCTCAAGCGACTCGACACCAACGAGTCGCTTGAGCACGCCGTCTCTAATACTTATCGTTCTGGAAGAAATCAAAAACTTTCAGAATCACAGCAACAAGAGTTCGAAGAAACCGTTCACGACCCACCCAAAGAAGTCGGGATCGACGCGCCGGCGTGGACGCCGGCGCTCGTCCGGCAGTTTCTCGAAGAAACGTACGGCGTTGAGTACTCACTCCCGAGTTGCCGGCGGTTGCTGAAAGAAGCAGGATTGAGTTATCAGAAACCACGCTGTTCAGCCGCTGAAGCTGATGAAGACGAGCAAGAGGAGTTTCACGATGACCTCAAAAAAAGCAGCGGGAGATGGATGCCACCGTAG
- a CDS encoding phenylacetate--CoA ligase family protein has product MGLHLTGNNIPSNLYKIRQIENSSEAIRELQQQKLKSLLEHASETVPYYNALLKENDVVSDGGIKLDNFEKLPLLTKEDIRSADGDLHSSAPGPNPYSNTSGGTTGEPVEFLQDDRYWQWNVANKIYYHSLAGKGLGEPEIKLWGSERDIQKGSRSLKTRIRNFLYNRQALNSFKMSEEDMEQYIREINQHQPKSIWAYVESMHQLSQYAKKNNLKVYSPAGIVTTAGTLHEPVRETIEDVFDTKVHNQYGSREVGDIACECPHQEGLHIFTHSNYVEIVDEDGNPVPSGEEGYVAVTNLTNYTMPLIRYKIGDMAVGSDESCSCGRGFPLLKKVTGRESDHFVTPTGELIHGEYFTHLFYNKDWVRKFQVHQISRESLVIKIVKREPEDGADLEAIKSEIRNVMGEEVEIEVEFKEEISPSSSGKFRYIVSEVL; this is encoded by the coding sequence TTGGGGCTTCACTTAACCGGCAACAACATTCCGAGTAATCTATATAAAATTAGACAAATAGAGAACTCCTCAGAGGCAATTAGAGAACTTCAGCAACAAAAACTCAAATCGCTTTTAGAACATGCCTCAGAGACCGTACCATACTATAATGCCCTACTGAAAGAAAACGATGTAGTTTCTGATGGAGGCATAAAATTAGATAATTTTGAAAAGTTACCACTATTAACGAAAGAGGACATCCGTTCAGCGGATGGGGACTTGCATTCGAGCGCTCCCGGACCGAATCCATATTCTAATACCTCCGGTGGTACCACTGGGGAGCCCGTGGAATTCCTTCAAGATGACCGGTACTGGCAATGGAACGTCGCAAACAAAATATACTATCACTCGCTAGCTGGGAAAGGACTCGGTGAACCGGAAATAAAACTTTGGGGGAGTGAACGTGATATACAGAAGGGCAGTCGGTCGCTAAAGACCCGCATCCGGAATTTCTTATACAATCGACAGGCACTGAATAGTTTTAAAATGAGTGAAGAAGATATGGAGCAGTATATCAGAGAAATAAATCAACACCAGCCTAAATCTATCTGGGCATATGTCGAGTCAATGCATCAACTTTCCCAATATGCAAAAAAGAACAATTTGAAGGTATATTCACCAGCAGGCATCGTTACGACGGCAGGTACATTACACGAACCTGTTCGAGAAACAATTGAGGACGTGTTTGACACTAAGGTCCACAATCAATATGGCTCCCGGGAAGTTGGTGATATCGCCTGTGAGTGTCCCCATCAAGAGGGACTACATATTTTCACTCATTCCAACTATGTCGAAATAGTTGATGAAGATGGAAACCCGGTTCCGAGCGGCGAAGAAGGGTACGTGGCAGTGACTAATTTAACGAACTATACAATGCCACTTATAAGATACAAGATTGGTGATATGGCAGTCGGCTCTGACGAATCCTGTAGTTGTGGCCGCGGTTTCCCACTATTAAAGAAAGTGACGGGGCGAGAATCCGATCATTTCGTAACTCCTACCGGAGAACTGATTCACGGAGAATATTTCACTCATTTATTTTATAACAAAGATTGGGTGCGAAAATTCCAAGTGCATCAAATATCACGGGAAAGCTTGGTAATTAAGATTGTAAAAAGAGAACCAGAGGACGGAGCTGACTTGGAAGCGATTAAATCTGAGATACGCAATGTCATGGGTGAAGAAGTAGAGATAGAAGTCGAATTCAAGGAAGAGATCTCCCCTTCTTCTTCCGGAAAGTTTCGGTACATTGTTTCTGAAGTGCTCTAA
- a CDS encoding flippase, with product MHTLLRSILSILAGKSFSILIKLIFTPILVRVISQEQYGLYASILAAFSLITLLSKGGLFDACRKTVAEATSDSAEIQKVISLSLVFSLLYGAIGTALVSVLLFSGILPQIYRPYVLVLLVSIIFTNVFSVIRGVFFGIQRELWGEFLGVSRQLVYVITGLILAYVGHGLSGVFAGYTLSFIIITFISSALIMREFSFQLPTSDDFRTQGKHIATYGGYQLIGGMSAAFLYKADILLVELFQGASSTALYNSAIVPAEMIWFIPSVIQLSFLQHTANLWSEGEIEKINETVKTGIKYGTLSLALFGVGLFGLAEPLLSVYFGQEYVGAATTLQVLILGTFFFGLSRVTMPVFQAIGWIRATEFATLIALIINIALNVVLIPRYGIFGAGIGTMISYTSIFVGNIVIWNRSSIDIVPIEWFAKLIAAQAIFAAIFLGTVFVCDSSPIVSLLIFPPFGLLVFLGTNVFAGYIRLSDLKAVFMDLVE from the coding sequence ATGCACACTCTACTCCGCTCCATTCTTTCCATCCTCGCCGGAAAGTCCTTTAGTATCCTCATAAAACTCATATTTACTCCAATACTCGTCCGAGTGATATCACAAGAGCAGTACGGGTTGTATGCGAGTATCCTAGCTGCATTTAGTTTAATTACACTTCTATCCAAAGGTGGTTTGTTTGATGCTTGCAGAAAGACAGTCGCAGAAGCAACTTCGGACTCTGCAGAGATACAGAAAGTAATCTCTCTCTCACTCGTTTTTAGTCTGCTCTACGGTGCCATTGGAACAGCTCTGGTGTCGGTTCTGCTATTCTCTGGAATACTTCCGCAAATCTATCGACCATACGTTCTGGTTCTGTTGGTTTCAATCATATTCACTAATGTATTCAGTGTGATTCGAGGTGTTTTCTTCGGTATTCAGCGTGAACTCTGGGGTGAATTTCTGGGAGTGTCACGGCAATTAGTTTACGTGATAACAGGACTGATTCTGGCCTACGTAGGCCACGGATTATCGGGTGTATTCGCTGGGTACACACTTTCGTTTATAATTATTACTTTTATAAGTAGTGCTCTAATTATGAGGGAATTTTCGTTCCAGCTTCCGACATCGGACGATTTCCGGACGCAAGGTAAACATATCGCCACTTACGGAGGGTACCAGCTCATCGGAGGCATGAGTGCGGCTTTTCTGTATAAAGCTGATATACTACTCGTTGAGTTATTCCAAGGTGCCTCATCAACTGCACTGTATAATAGCGCGATCGTTCCTGCAGAGATGATTTGGTTTATACCATCTGTTATCCAACTCTCATTTCTTCAACATACCGCAAATCTCTGGAGTGAAGGTGAAATTGAGAAAATAAATGAAACTGTTAAAACAGGTATCAAGTATGGAACCCTTTCACTTGCGCTGTTCGGTGTAGGACTGTTCGGCTTAGCAGAACCGTTGCTTAGTGTCTACTTCGGACAAGAGTACGTCGGTGCGGCTACTACTCTCCAGGTCTTAATATTAGGTACATTCTTTTTTGGATTGAGCCGGGTCACTATGCCGGTCTTCCAAGCGATTGGCTGGATACGGGCGACCGAATTCGCAACGCTAATAGCGCTAATTATCAACATCGCTCTGAACGTAGTGTTAATTCCTCGATATGGAATATTCGGTGCTGGAATCGGGACAATGATATCTTACACTTCGATATTCGTCGGGAACATAGTTATTTGGAACCGATCTTCTATTGACATAGTACCGATTGAATGGTTCGCAAAACTGATTGCAGCTCAAGCAATTTTTGCAGCGATATTCCTGGGTACCGTTTTCGTTTGCGATTCCTCACCGATAGTCTCGCTGCTCATATTCCCTCCGTTTGGGTTGTTAGTATTTCTTGGAACCAACGTCTTCGCCGGATATATTCGGTTATCCGATCTGAAAGCCGTCTTTATGGATCTAGTCGAGTAA
- a CDS encoding FkbM family methyltransferase — protein MGEMPIIEDMLTELVADDVVYDVGANIGTYTCFLAQRLPPEQVVAFEPHPSNSGALRRNLEYNGLEATVREQALAAKTGTTDLAVASEASGEGAHALATGEESKTITVPVETGDRLIEDRAPVPTILKIDVEGAEQQVLEGFTDTLSRPSCRCCYVELHPDRLRSFGDSVAAVEATLESYGFELKALKNRERESFVKAAKRQ, from the coding sequence ATGGGGGAAATGCCGATCATCGAGGACATGCTCACCGAACTGGTGGCTGATGACGTAGTGTACGATGTCGGTGCGAACATCGGGACGTACACGTGTTTCCTCGCCCAGCGACTCCCGCCTGAACAGGTAGTCGCCTTCGAACCGCACCCAAGTAATTCCGGTGCGCTCCGGCGGAACCTCGAGTACAACGGTCTGGAGGCAACCGTCCGGGAGCAAGCACTGGCTGCGAAAACAGGCACGACGGACCTCGCCGTTGCGTCGGAAGCGTCGGGCGAGGGCGCCCACGCGCTGGCGACTGGTGAGGAAAGCAAGACGATTACTGTCCCAGTCGAAACCGGTGACAGACTGATCGAAGACCGGGCCCCAGTGCCGACGATACTCAAAATCGACGTCGAAGGGGCGGAGCAACAGGTCCTAGAGGGGTTTACCGACACCCTCTCACGTCCGTCGTGTCGATGCTGTTACGTCGAACTACATCCCGACCGATTGCGTTCATTCGGCGACTCCGTCGCCGCCGTCGAAGCTACGCTCGAATCATACGGCTTCGAACTGAAGGCACTCAAAAACAGGGAGCGTGAGTCGTTTGTCAAGGCAGCAAAAAGACAATGA